From Balearica regulorum gibbericeps isolate bBalReg1 chromosome 28, bBalReg1.pri, whole genome shotgun sequence:
CACTAGGTCACATGTGTGAAGagggagatgtggtgggatgagTGTGAGGGGTGATGGGGACACCATCATGAGGCTACGATGGGCCATGTCACCGTGTGGGAGGGTGCAGTGGTGGTGCACCCACCATGCTGCTGGTGGAAGGTGTGATGGGACACACCATGTCGTGAGCATGATGGGGAAACTACTTTGCGAGTTTGAGACCCTGATGAATAGATCGTGTGATCGGTGTGAGATGTGGTGGGAAACACCATCTTGGGAGCCTAGGGGCATGGTGGGGCACACCAAGTGTTGAGTCTTTTGGGGTGATGAATACACTGTGTCACAGGTGTGAAGAGGAACAGGTACACAGCCATGAGCGGGGGAACAATGGGTGTCAGTTGTGAGCTGCACCACACCATGACTGTGTTAGGGTGATGTGAcggggggggtgatgggggtgCACCCTGTTGTATGTGTGCACAGCGCTGTGGTGCACTGGGTCAGGGCTATCAGGGAGGGTTGGGTACACCATGTCGTAAGTACAAGAGGCGATGTGGATTGTGTGAAGGGGTGAGAAGCTACACCTTGATGCTAGCACAGGGGTGACACCACACAccatcagcagcacagggaggtggtggggtaTGTGGTGTCACTGATGTGGCTGATGGTGGATGTGCCGCGCTGCAGGAGAGAAGAAGCGATggggcaggcagtgctgctggggtggTGACATGAGGGACATGCTGTCacaggggaggggggacacTGGGCTCCTGTCCTTCCCTGCTGGTGCCCAGCAAGGCCGGGCAGTGTCACAACGTGGCTGGGAGAGCCCAGGGCACTAGCCACCTCCCTGGGCCTCGGTGGCCCCTTTGGAAGCAGGGGGTCCTTGTTGGCCACACGGGCAGGGGGCATCCAGCCCCATGTCCACCCTGTGCCACTGCAGTCACCCGTGCTGGGCCCAGGGCATCCAAATCAGGACGTAGCAAGGGCCAGCGCTGGAGGAGCGAGGAGGATTCGGAACCCTGTGGCCCTCGTTTGCGGCCGGGCCTGTTCACTCCTGCTCACCAGCCCCAGCAAGGCTCCAACTGCTTCCCGGCCGGCACTGAACTCTCAATAGACACGAAAGCCATATTTGTAGGGAGCTCTGGAGATGCCGTGGGGTGGCAGCGGGACAGGGCAGAGGACGGTCTGTGTTGTTGTGCTGTGTTCTTGTATGTACATAAAAGGGAGACAACGAACGTTGATGTGACTTTATAACCTTTCTAATATCCTGTGCTAATCTCGGAAAATAATCCTATAAATATATCTGGATTACACACGTTACCTGTCTGTGCGTCTCTGCTTCTGCCTGCGTGCGCCGGACACTGCCAGGGCCTGGGAGGTGTCGTGGCCGTGACCCCCCTGGGACAAGGGGGAGCCAGGGGCACCAAGgccaggggagggggcagagctcagcctgATTGGGGACACAGCTCACCCCGGTGCACAGCATGGGAGGGACATGGCTGAGCCCATCGCAGCACATGTGGAGGCATAGCTCAGCCCCCTCAAGCCCTTGACCCCCACCCCCCTTAGGCCCCCAAACCACAGTCTCTAGCAGCCACCTGTCCCCAGACCCCCTGTGCAGACCCTTGCCCCTtcacccccaaatccccccacCTAGTCCCCCAGACCCCCACTGCAGACACCCAGTGCCTGACCCTCAGCTCCTCCCAAATTACTAGTCCCCCCAAACGATGGGAACCCTCAGTCCCAACCCCTTgatccccgccccccccccccccccccatcaaccactgccctctgctcccaccAAGCATGAGGGCCACGAAGTGCCACTGGCCTCTGCCAGTCCCCGCCAAGCTGGGCTTGCTGcccactgcagcccagggagccCATGACTCAGCCCCGGTGCCACGGGGTGACCCCACAGGATCCGGCCTCCCAGTGGGGTGTCctgaggcagggctgcaggtTTCCTTGCTGTAGAGGAGCTGGAAAGCACTGTGTGCCTGGGCTGCACCACCACAGGGTCGCCTCAGCAGCCGCCTGCACCCACACCACCCACCCTACACCCCAGAGCCAGATTTGCACGCAGCCGGCATCCCTGGGATGAAACTCCACACATGCCTGAGTCCAGGCCAGCAATAGGAGCATCCACACAGCCAGGGTGCCTGTAAATACAATTCCTAATTAATTTCTGCCAAGAAGCGATTGTTTCCTGCTCGAGAAATTACAGGCTTGTGCTGGCAGCTCACCGGCTTTACCGGCAGTGGTGGCCCGCCTGTTTCCTTTAGGCCCTGGCAAAGGGGATTGCCAGGCCGGGAGGGCTGCTATTAAAGAGGCAGCTCTTATCTCATTACCGCAGTCCTTTGCCTGCCTTTCAAGCGGGACGAGCAGAGCCCACGAGAGAGCGAGTAGAGCAGGCACTGCCGTGCAACGCAGCTCTCGGAGGGCATGCAGTGCTGTGCACGGCACCTGTTGGAGAGCGTGCACCCCTGAGTCTGCACTGCTGGGCACAGCACCCTGCAGTGAGCATGCACAGCTGAGCACCTGCCACCACGCACAGCACCTGTTGGAGACCCCAAACACAAAGGAGCAAGTGCCGTCCTGGGACACACATCATGGGCAACTGCATCCCAGTGGTGAgtgcctctcccctcccctgccactTTCCCTAGCAATTTCCCATCCTGCTGGATGCAAGGGCTGGGGACACGAGTGCACGGTGGGGAGGGGCCACAGCTCGcagcgcacactgctggcaaATGCTCACTTGCAGATGGCTTAGTGGGATTAGCACTCACCTGCTGCAGGGTTTGCAACCCTCCTTTGAGGCTCTAAGAAAATTTGGGCTTTCATGCACAGTGGGGCCAGCCTGGGACAATCCCGTGCCTCCGAAGTatcagctgcaggcagcctcTCCCCGCAGCGTGTCCCTCCCTGATAAATTGCACTGCTCAACCTGCACCAGGGCTGTAAATGAATCTCCCGGCaccagcagggcagcagctccatggcagggagcagcagcccaTCGGAGGGGACATCTCAAGCGATGCCTTAGGTTGCAGGCACTTGCAGTTGGTTGGGTACATCCCTGCCTGATGCGCACTGGTCTTGTTCACAGACCCCCAGCGTCCTGGAGGGCAATAACTCCCTGGATCTGCTGGAGATCATAGGCAACTTCTACGACGGCAGCAACATGACCTCTCTGGACTATGATGCCGCACCCTGCCACAACCAGTACTGTCCCCTTTTCCAGCGCGTGGCCCCTGCCTTCCTTGCTGTCACCTGTGCCGCAGCCACCCTGGGCACTGGGGCACTGCTGGTGGCACTGGCCAAGTGGCCCCATGCCTGGGGCTGGCCCCAGAGCCGACCGCTGGTGGCCCAGCTGGCAGTGGGGACAGGTCTCTTCACTGCCCTGCTGCCACTGGTGGCAGTGGGCATCAgacagggctggcagctgggcaCGGGGCTGTGTAAGCTCACCcacctgctgtggcactggAGCCTCTTTGCACAGGGGCTGCTggtgggcagcagctcctgcagaacCGCCTGGTGCCGCTGGGATCCCCGGAGCCAGTGGATGGCCGTGGCCATGTGGGCCGGGGCACTACTGCTAGCAACGCCGGTGGCTCTCACCAGCGGCACGGTGGCGGCCCCAGAGACAAGCTGCATCCGCTGGAGTGTGGACATCCTCTCCCCAGCATACCTGCTGCACCTCGCCCTCTGtctctgcctcttcctgctgctgccagtagTGCTGCTGGTGGCCACGCTGGCCACGCCACAGCTAAGGGCAGGCTGGGAGCCACGCATCTGCGTCAGCTGGCTCTTCTTGGGGCTCTGGGTGCCTTACGGTGTGGGGCTGGCCATGGATTTTCTCCTGCAggcccagctgctgcagcccaccTGCAGCACCTTCGAGCATTTTGACTATGTGCTGGGGTTGTGCGAGGGTCTGGGGGTGCTGCACTGCTGCCTGGGGCCCGCAGCACTGCTCGCTGCCAGGCTCTGCCGCCACAAGGCAGGCACCAGCGGCAGCTGCTGAGTTCCTGGCGCTACAGCCGAGGGCCCCATGCTGGcccctggcacccagcaccATCCCCTCTCCTCACAGtgtccccaccagccctgcagcttCTGCCCCACAGGCAATGCCCTCCCCCCGCCCAGAACCAAGGGGAGGGCAACATGGCCACCAGGCTTGGtgcctctcctccctctgtCCCCTTCCTTGGTGTCTCAGCCCCACCGTTTGGGGCCAGACACTCTGATTTGCTCAATGCAGATAGCCCTGGGGTGCCTCGAGCATCTCCCCAAGTCCCCATAAGGGGTGTCAGCCCCAGGCTCCTGCACACCTGCAGGGACCCTCAAGGCTCAGCGCCAGCCCCCCCCGCCAGCTCCACGGGGAGATTTCAGCAGGCAAACAGGGCAGTGGCGATGTGAAGCAATAGGAGGATTTTTCACTCCCTCCTGACAAGCCGAGATAAGCGTCACATCCCACATCTGCCAGTGGGAATTGTATACAATATATATGTCTGTTAGAGCCACTCGCCAAGCTTGGCTaatggcaggggctgggaggtgCAGGGGAGCACAGAGGGGTGACGTGCATCATCTCCGGCTAGGCTCCTGTGGGCCAAGGGACAGGAAGAGGGAGGCGTGTGCTCCTTGTGCCTCCAAATTAGCAGGAAAAGTTCATAATGAAGCTCTGCAGTATATTAGCAGGAAGCAAGATGATTTATATCCAGTGCTGGAGGCATCCGAGCCGCGCTCCTCCATTCCCACGAGGGATGGCTGTGTGCAGTCGCAAGGCGCACAGGATGTGAAACGGGTGTGGACAGAGAGCTGGAGGAGGGGTGAATGGAGGAGTGTGAGCCTGCGGCTGGGACCTGCCTGCCCACAGGGTCTGGGGCCCACCATGGCAGCACGTGAGGAGCTGCCCTGGCTGAGCTAAGCTCTATGGGACCTGGGAGCTCATCCCTGGTAAACTGAGGGACTGACTCGGTGGGGAACGAGCCCACATTGTCCCCAAAAAGGGGGCGGCCACCCGTGGCTGAGAGCATCTCACTGTTACCCTGCCACTCCATTCCCCCAGCACACCCATGCAACAGCCCCACATCCCCAGCCCGGACCCCCCGCCCATCAGCCAGCCCAGCACCGTCATTACGGAGCCCGGAGCAGCCGAAATCCTCCCCCTTCCCGATCAGACTGCAGCCGGGAAGGGCTCCCCGCGCTCTGCACGCCGGCCTCGTCCGCTCGCCGGACACACGGACACCCCCGGAGGCTGCCGGACCCTCCGCCGCTCGGCTTCGTGGCGGGTTCTTCTGCCACCTGGTGCCCACAGCTCCGGCTCCGGGCTCCGGCCCTTTGGCCAGGACGCGGCGAGCAGAGCCCGGGGACGTGCCTGAGAGCCGCGGGTCGGGGCGAGGGGTTGGGGCAGCTTCCACGGTGCCTCTCGGACGAGCCAGGACCAAACCGCGTCGCTCCCACGGGGGTTTTCCCGGCGAGTGAGCCGAGAGGACCGCGGCCGGGGCAACAGCTCCAAGGGGAGCCCCGTGCAGGCGGGTGACCCACGGTCCTGCGGCACGGCCGCGTGATGGCGTGAAATCGCTCCTCCCGGGCCGGGCTGCGGGGGACCCGACTGGGGGGAGGCGGGTCCCCTCCCACCCTCCGGCCCGTAAACCCGGCGGGCGGCAGCTCTGCGCCGAGGCGGCTCCTCTCCTGGTACCGACCGCAGCACCCGGGACCATGggccagctgcagctctggctcGGCGTCCTGGCCGCGCTCTCGGGGATCATGGCCCAGGAAGGTAGGGGTGACACCGGGGGACAGGAGGCGGCATGGGGAGGGGCAGGTCCGGCGGGGACACGGCAGGAGGTCTCGGAGCCCTCTGCTTCGTGCCAGAGCCCAgtcagaggggctgggggatgctggggcaAGGCTGGGGTCCGCAGAGGGGACGTCAGGGACGCAGAGTCACCCGGGGGGATGGAGAAGGGCTCAGAGGTAGTCGGAGAGGGCTGCAGGACACCCCAACCTCTGCTGTGTCCCCTCTTGTCCCCCAGACCTGTACCGAAaggtgtttgtcttccggaATGACCCCAGCGATGCCTACGTGCTGCTGAGGGCCAAGCTCGAGCAGCCGCTGCAGAACTTCACTGTGTGCCTGCGGTCCTACACTGACCTGACCCGGCCCTACAGCCTCTTCTCCTATGCCACCAAGGCACAGGACAATGAAATCCTCCTCTTCAAGCCCAAGCCTAGCGAGTACCGGTTCTACGTGGGGGGCAAGTTCGTCATCTTCCGTGTCCCTGAGGGCCACGGGGACTGGGAGCATGTCTGCGCTAGCTGGGAGTCAGCCACCGGCATTGCTGAGTTTTGGCTCAACGGGAAGCCCTGGCCCCGCAAGGGGCTGCAGAGAGGCTACACGGTGGGGGTGGAGgcagccatcctgctggggcaggagcaggacgCCTTCGGGGGTGGCTTTGATGTCTATAACTCTTTCTCGGGTGAGCTGGCTGATGTCTACCTGTGGGATGTGGGGCTGTCCCCAGACAAGATGCGAGCTGCCTACCAGTCCCTGCGCCTGCCGCCTGCCATCCTGGCCTGGAAGAGCCTGAGCTATGAGGTGAAGGGCGACGTGGTGGTGAAACCCCGGCTCCGGGAAGCACTGGGGCCATGAGAGCCAGCCAGCTCCGGGGCTGGGGTGGCCTCAGCCCCCACTCTCCCCTTGCTGTCCCCATCACCCCTTCACCTCTACAACCCGGCAAGAAGAAGGTGCCATCTGCGTGCCCTAGCCAGGGAGCTCCAGTTGGGACGGGGATCagacagagctggggagggctAGGGGCACCACTCAGCCTGGCAGGGTCCCGCTGAGcaccagcacccaccaccaACCTGTCACTAACACCTAGGGcaccctttccctcccccacaccccctgagctgctctgcagccagctcctgcaTGGGCAGGATGTGGATCCACCAGCTCTGGCACTGCCCAACCACACATGAAATGGCAGAACTGATTAGgaacaggcaggcaggggctcGGTGCAAGCCCTTGGGGATGTGGGACCTGTCCCCAATGCCTGTCCCCATGTGCAACCACTGTCCCCAagctccctgccagcccgcTAAGTCTGCAGGCTCCCGGGCAGGCAAACTGGCCCTGGGCCCCTCACCAGATTGCCAAACAGCCCTGTGGATTGGTCCTCCGGGTGCTTAGGGACAAAGGTCATGGGCAAACATGACCATTGCATAGCCATGCTCACCCTGGCACAGACCCTGAGCAGCCCCAGGGCCATGGCACGGTGGCTCCCCTCACCACAGAGGTGCCGGCGGCCAGGCTCAGCAGTGCCATGGCGTAGCTGTGGCTCTGCCTCCTAGCTCTCGCAGCACTCTTCAGCCTTGCTGCCCCATGAGGTAGGGATGGAggggctgtgccagggcctGCTCCAGGCCCCATGGGGAGAGCAGAAGGTGCAGTGGGGAGCAGTAGTGAGATCCTCCTCTTCAAGGCAAGCCTGGCAAGTACCAGCTCTACGTGGGATCAGGTTTGTGTCCTGCGGCATCCTCAAAAGCATCTCAGTGAGCGACCACATCTGTGCCAGCTGGGAGTCCACCACCGGCATCATGGGCTTTTGGTTCAACAGGAAGCCCTGTCCCTGCAaagggctgcagaggggctACACAGTGGAGGTGGAGGTGGCCATTATGCTGAGGCAGAAACAGGACGCCTTTGGGGCAGCTTCAACGCCCAGCAGTCCTTCGTGGGGGAAATCTCGGCCATGTGTGTGGGACACGGAGTTCTCCACCTCAGGGGTGATAGCGGCCATGCACGACAGCCCAGATGAAGCCCCCATCTGCGGATGGAGAAACTTCCTCTGCAAGATCATGGGCGAGGTGTACCTGAAGGCCTGATGCATGGCATGGGGCTGGTGCACTCCTGTCCTCTCACTCATGGTGGCCGGCAAGCACTGGGTGAGCCGTGATTGCCATGGGGTCTGTGCCCCCCGCCTCTGCTGTGTGTCCCCCTCTCTGCTGTGTGTCCCCCTCTCTGCTGTGTGTCCCCCTCTctgctgtgtcccccccctctCTGCTGTGTCAACCCCACCCCCGCTGTGTAACCCCTCCCCAAAGCCACCTGGCATcgcataaatgaaaaaaaaatggtttgaaaagcagcaatggTCTTTGCCGGGCAAATTGAAGCCCACCAAAGCTCAGCGTGGCTCAGGTAGTTAATTAGGGCTCAGAAAACTCGTTAGGGGGAGCGTtggcaggagaaaaggaaaggggacGAGCCGGGGAAAGGGGCGGCCGCCAGCCCCGGGCCCCGCTCCCGTCCCAGGGCCACTCCCTTGCCCAGCGCTGGGGGACGGACACGGGCACGGAAGGGGGCCGAGAAGGGCAGCCCCGTGTCCCGGAGCCCCGGGGGGGTGCAGCCCCGTGTCCCGGAGCCCCGAGGGCGCAGTCCCGCGTCCCGGCGGccggcgcggccccgccgctAGCGACGGTCCCtgcccggccgcgccgccgctcTCTGCAGACGCTCCGCgggccccgctccgccgccgcgcGGCCTCCCCGGTacggcggggcgggaggggccTGGGCCTGCTGGGGGCGGCCTGCAGGGGCGGCCGGGCCAGTGCAGGGCTCCGCGGGGGCCGGGTGCGAGCGGTACGGCCTACGGGGAGCTCCGGccggtgcgggggggggggggggggggggggggcggcaggccTGGCCGAGGGGATGGGCCTGGCCATCTCGGGGGGCCTGAACCGGGGGGTTCTGGGGGCCCGGCCGTGGTCTCTGGTGGGAACGGAACTGGGGGTCTGGCTGACAGTCCCAGGGGGTCTGGCCACGTTCTCCAGGGGGGTGGTACTGGGGATCCCGGAGGCCTGGCCAGGGGCTCCCAGGGGGCCTGAACGGGGGTGTGAAGGGCCTGGCCAGCGGTCCtgacctgggggtcctgggtgGTTGGGCCATGGTCTCCTGGGGGGCCTGGCAGGGGTTCCCTGGGGGCCTGACTGGGGTTCCCGGGGGCTTGGCAATGGTATCCCAGGAGTCTGGCCTGGCCGGggtccccagagcagccctgtccccagggaaCGTGGTGGCGCAGGCCCACAGTGCCGGTCCCCGCAGGCAATGGGGGCATCTGAGCCCCCCAACTTCTCGTGGGTGGCGGAGGGGCGGCTTGCGGGCCTGGCCATGCCGCGGGAAGCAGGGCACTACCGGTTCCTGCTGAGCCAGGGCGTGCGGCACCTGGTGTCGCTATCGGAGCGGGCACCCCCGCACCATGGCTGCTGCCCCGCCATCCAGCTCCACCGGCTCCGCGTACCTGACTTCAGCCCCCCGACACCCGGGCAGATACAGAGCTTCCTGCAGCTGGTGGAGGAGGCCAACGCCCACGGTGAGGTATGGCGGGGGGTACATCACACCGGGGAGGCAGCGCTGAGGGGGTGACACCGTGGGGCGGGGGAAGTGGGAGAGGTTACACCAAGGAGGTAATGCCAAGGGAAGCAACACCCATAACACCAAGGAACTGGGGAGCAGGGGacggggctgcagcagggacacctgcatccctctgtgctgctgccagctgaaGGTACGGTGCTGTCGGCCAGGCTGTGGCAGTGCACTGTATGCTGGGACATGGCCGGACGGGCACCATGCTGGCCTGCTACCTGGCGAAGGTGCAGAAGATGAGTGGCGGCGATGCCATCCGGGAGATCCGGCGGCTGCGGCCTGGTTCCATTGAGACGCGGGAACAGGAGCAAGCCGTGATCCAGTTCTGCCAGCGTGTTCGGTAGGTGCAGCCCCGTGGCACGGAGTCCTGTCTGTGTGTTGCTCCACTCGCCGGAGGGGCTCCTTGTGCCATGCTGGGGCCATGACTGGTGGCATGCTGGGCACAGCGAGCGGGAGGGGAGCTATGGCTCCCAAAGCCCAGCTCGCTAGTGGAATCTGCCCCACCACAGCGCTGGAGAGGACAGCAAGGAGGCGTGAGCATGACCATCTCCCCAGGGCAGCATGTGCTGGACGGGTTCAATGGAGACAGTTGCTCCAAAATGGCGAGGGGCCTTTCCCAGCACCAAGGTGCTGCCGTCTGTCCCTTCCCACATTAAAGGACTCTCCTGTGGCTTCTCTCCAGGTCTATGTGTAGGGAACCAGCAGACAGCACACAcatttgcagctctgccaggctgcctGCCACCCTACTGCATCACCCAGCTCGGTCGGCAGCCGCGCTCTGGGTTCCGGGGGTTCTGGCCCCTCTTGGGTCTCTGCCTGGCCTCAGCCCGTGGGGAGCGCAAGCAGCTCCACTTCAGGCACCAGCAGGCAGGCCATGGAGCTGGTCGCCCACCAAAGCAGTGACGCCGCGTGGAGGGTGGCAGCCACATCAGCACATGGGGGCTGGCCTGGGACGCTGGTGCTTAAAGTGAAGCTTAGATGGAATTTAGGCATCTCTGTCCAAAAGTCCAATCCTGAAAATCTCTTCTCAGCTGCTCCTAACCTTGGTGGCATTTAAATCCTAAGTGCAAGAAGTGTCACCGTCCCCATTCCCGGGCATGCGGCACATGGCCGGGAGCGCCTGGCGTTCACTCGGCACGAGAACCATGTCCACGCCCCAGGCTAGCGGGGCCATTGCCTCTGTCAGGCAGCTCTGTGGCCCCAAACGTTTCTCTGAAACCGCAAAATGTCGTCATCTTCCCTCAGGAACAAAGTCCCAGGGTGATGGCAGTGGGCACTGCTGACAAAATGGCTGTGCCCTGCTCAGAGCTGTGGCTGAGGGCAACTGACTGTCTCGGGGCAGCTGTAGCACCCCAGTTTCCCCCTCTCCTGGGCCCAACTCCTCCCGCAGGGCCTGGGGTGGGACTGGTGGGGACAGAGGAGGTGACCTGGGGGGCTCTTCACCACAGGGTGCAGGGCACCCCAAAAAGCAGGGGGTAGAAAGCAGCCCACGGTTCTGCCTGgtgccccacagcccctccccagtgggaatTTGGGAAGCACCCATGTCCCATGAGCGATGCCATGGCTGCAGTGGGCTGTGACACCACACCAGGACATGGGGCCATCTGGGGTGCTCCACTCTGCCTGCACACCTTGCCTGGGGCACGagtggctggggggggcccagccctgcacagggggacagggactgGTACAACGGGGATGGGGCAGTGCCATCCATCCACAGTGCCTAAGcccacaggagctgcaggactCACATGGGCCTGTGAGATGCAGGAAAGCAGCTTAACTGCAGAATTATTTACTTTAACTCCTCTTACTTTAGCTCTGTCCTTAATAGTCTCCCAGGCTCAGGGGGCCGGGCCAGGCCGGGCCGACGGGGGGGACCATGGACACCCCTACCCCAGGGAAGGGGGGCTGGGACAGGGGGCTTTGCTCCAGCATCCCTGGTCCAGTGCTCAGTGCCGCTCCCAGGACTCGGCGGTCGCAGAGCAGGGCCTGGCACAGCACTCACAATCTGGCATGGCCATGCTTGGCCCCCAATGCCAGGCTTCATCATGGCAACAGGATGTGGGGGATGTCCCCTCCCCAGTCAGCCCCTGTCCCAAGAGGCCTTCCAGAGCCCCCGGCCTGGCGGGCAGCCCAGCTCCGGCTCAGcctggcgggatggggacaCAGCACCAGTGGCCGTCTGCGCGCCAGGGACGCATTTAGGATGGGATTAGAGAGGAGATGTctggggtggggaagggctggtggggagccCTGGCATGATGGTGGTCACGGGGGTGCCCTGTGCCAGCACATACACTGCCTCCTGGGCGGCATGCAGTGTGATGTGACGTGGCACGGCATGGCTCAGCACAGCATGGCTTGGTATGGTATGACATGGTGTGGTATGGCAGGGAAGGGCTTGGCACGGCACGGGACAGCTTGGCACGGCACGGCATAGCATGGCttggcatggcatggcatggctcAGCACAGTGGGGTTCAGCCTGTAGCAGCCTTGGGTGGGCGCCATCCACTGCCAATGCTCCCGGCCAGGCAGCGTGCAGGCACAGTAGTGTTACACACCTGTGCCATTGTGTCACGCACACGTCCCCTGCCCGCACACCGATATTCCGCAGCAGTGTTCTCCCGTCCCGCAGAACTACAACTCCCAGCAGCCCTCgcggctcctgctgcccccacTCCGCCATTGGCCGCCTCGGGGACGCCCGGCGCCGGGCTTCCGATTGGCTGTCCCCGTGGCAACAGGCGGGGCGGGGCGTGGGGCGTGGCCCGGGGCGGCTCCTCCCGGCGCCGCGGGTTTGTTTGTGGCCGCCCGGAGGCTGTGGTGGCGGCGAGgtacggcacggcacggcggaGAGAACTGACCCGAGCCACCGTAGGACGGGCATGAAGAGCGGCGGAACGCGGAGCTGCCAGCGCCCCCCGCCTGGGGTCGGTGCGCCGTGGGCAGCCCTGCGGAACCTGCCGGTCTGCGGACCCTGAGGCGCCGGCCCCGGGAGACATCGCGCCGGCCCCCGGTGACCAACTGCTGGTCTCCGGCGATCCGCCGCCGCTCGGtcccccgccgcccgctccgtcccgccggggccgccgcgggAGCCACCTGAGGGGGGGGCTGGGCTATGCGGTGGTGGCTGCGCGCCGCCGTCCTCAGCCTGCTCGCCGGCGCTGAGGGTAAGGGGCCGCCGTCCCACCCACGGCGGAGGGGCCGAGCCGGGGTGGGAGCCCGGGGCGGGAGCGGCCGCGCTGCCGGCGGGGCCGGTCTGACCGGTGTCGGGCCCCTGGGACGCGGGTGGCGGCGGGGACAGCGCACGTGGTGGCGTTCCCGGCATTGCAGGGCCGGGGGCGACCGCTGCCTCCGGTTGGGAAGGGGTCTGCGGGTTGGGGAGCTCGGGGTAGGGCAGCGTCCCGTCCCACTGACAGTGCTCAC
This genomic window contains:
- the ACKR1 gene encoding atypical chemokine receptor 1 — protein: MGNCIPVTPSVLEGNNSLDLLEIIGNFYDGSNMTSLDYDAAPCHNQYCPLFQRVAPAFLAVTCAAATLGTGALLVALAKWPHAWGWPQSRPLVAQLAVGTGLFTALLPLVAVGIRQGWQLGTGLCKLTHLLWHWSLFAQGLLVGSSSCRTAWCRWDPRSQWMAVAMWAGALLLATPVALTSGTVAAPETSCIRWSVDILSPAYLLHLALCLCLFLLLPVVLLVATLATPQLRAGWEPRICVSWLFLGLWVPYGVGLAMDFLLQAQLLQPTCSTFEHFDYVLGLCEGLGVLHCCLGPAALLAARLCRHKAGTSGSC
- the DUSP23 gene encoding dual specificity protein phosphatase 23, encoding MGASEPPNFSWVAEGRLAGLAMPREAGHYRFLLSQGVRHLVSLSERAPPHHGCCPAIQLHRLRVPDFSPPTPGQIQSFLQLVEEANAHGEAVAVHCMLGHGRTGTMLACYLAKVQKMSGGDAIREIRRLRPGSIETREQEQAVIQFCQRVR